The stretch of DNA TTGCCCTAAGTAACGGCTTTTCTTACAATGTGGATGATCATTCCCTATGGTATGATACCTTGCAAGTACCCCTCAGTAATTATGAAAAAAAACTTCTCTTCTTATTGGTTAAAAACAGAGGTAATTTTATCTCAACCGATCTCATTCATGACTACGTATGGGAAGGTAAGGAAGTCGGTGACAATGATATTCGTATGCTGATTAAAAAGTTGCGTGACAAGACCGATAAAGACTTCATTATTACCGCAAAAGGAATAGGATATAAAATTGAAAAATGAGACCAAAAACGCTTTTATTTTTGCAATCATTTTTACATTTTTAACGCTTCTTGTCGTTTTATTTCCCATTTTAAACTACTTAAGTGTCTCCATGCGCCTCAACCAAGTCAATCAAGAGGTACAATTAAAATCCTACGCAAAAGAGATCGAAAATACAATTTATAGTATTTCTCCTTTGCAAAAAACTTTTCTTTTCCCACGCTCTATCATTTATAAAACAGCCCTTTTAGATGCCAACAATCATATCGTTTTTTCTCTCATCGAAGAGCCTATTCCTAGCTTTAGTGATGAATATATGCACAGTGAAAACTCTCTTTTTTACAAACATCAACTCTTGCCAAATCCTTTACATGTAAAGTTTCTCATCGTGCAAAAAGAGCTCTCTCACTCTCAAGTTATTTTTGATATTTTGGTCATTATCGCCGTTGTATTAGTAGGAATGTTTGTTATTTCTTACTTACTGCTTCAAATTCTTTTGAAACCTTACATTGAAACGTCATCACGTATGAACAGTTTTTTTACAGATGTTATGCATGAACTCAAAACGCCACTTGGAATAATGCAACTTAACATCGAAGGGTTAGTTGAAAAGTATAAAGATAAACGCCTTAATCGTACACTTGCAGCACTCTCTACACTTTCAACGCTTTACGATGATTTAGAGTACCTCATCAAAAATAAAACGATTACCTACACAACAGAAATCTTGAATTTTTCTACCTTTTTAGAAGATCGCATTAGCTACTTTGAAGCACTGAGCTCATCTAAAGAGATCATCATTACTTCACAGATTGAACCTGAGCTCTATCTTGCCATCAATCGCATTGAGTTACAGCGCGTCATTGATAACAATCTCACCAATGCGATCAAATATTCTTCGCCTCAAACAACAATCAAAGTTACATTAAGTAATCAAAAAGAATTTATTTTCTTTAGTGTAAGAGATCAAGGGGTAGGGATAAAAGAGGTTGATAAGATTTTTGAGCGTCACTACAGAGGTGATATTTATAAAGGTGGTTTTGGAATCGGACTTAGTATTGTCAAAAGTATTTGTGAAAAATATCACATTACAATTGAAGTAAAATCGGAAGAAAATAAAGGAAGTGAGTTTGTCTATCGGTTTGTAAAGGAGGTGGAGGAGAAAATCTCCCCCGAAGAATTATAGTGCTGTTACGTTCTCAGCTTGTGGGCCTTTTGGACCTTCGCCTAGTTCGTAAGTTACTTTTTGGCCTTCTGCCAAAGATACACGACCATAACCTGATCTATTTACTTGACGAAAGTGTACGAATACATCTTTTCCGCCATCATTTGGTTGGATAAAACCAAAACCTTTTTCGTTGTTAAACCATTTAACGGTTCCCTCTAATAAAGCCATCTAATGCTCCTGTGTAAAAATACTTCATTGCTGAAGTGGTCGAAAAGTAGAAAATTGAGTATTTTTGGAGTATTTTAGGATGCTAACTAAAGGTCACGTATCAAAAAACTACCAAAGATGAACTCGAACCTCATCTTTCTAGGAAAATATAGTATCTTATTTTTTAAAATAAAGCAAATTTAAATCGCTTTTAACTATACTGAGTCCATGAAAATAGCAAAAACATACGCACTTTACAGCGCACTCATCCTCTTCTGTGCCTTCATTTTAATGGCAAGTGTCTGGGTAAGTCAAAAAACACAAGAGCAGCACCAAATCAAACAAGAACAAATGAGTGTGTTTGAGCGATACAAAGCGGTCTTAAATCTTGAAAGTACCTCGATTAGACAGGTTACCTATGACTACTCTCGTTGGGATGAAATGGTGGCATTTGTCAACAAACAAAATTTGGTCTGGAGCCAAGGTAATTTAGACCCTATATTAGAGACTTTTAAAATCTCTTATATTTTTGTTTTTGATGCTGCGCAAAACCAAGTTTATACCCATAAATCAGCTCATGCTGATGCCCTTAATTTTGATTTAACATCATTTGATCCAACTTCTTCCTTATTTAAAGAATTTTTTTACATTCATAATGGAAAATTTATTCAGTTTTTTTTAGCCCCCATTCATTATTCGGCTGACTTAGAACGAAGTGGTAAACCATTGGGATTTTTTCTTTTGGGACGGGTTATGGACGATGCTTTTTTTGCCAATATGGAACTCATTACGTTAGGGAAAGCTTCTCTTTCTACAAGTCTGAATCATCCTTCGTCAGAGGATCACTTTCACATTTCTCTCTCTTCTTTACAAAATGAGATTATTGGTTATATTGATTTTTACTATTCGCCTTCCGTTATTTTATTTATCTCAGAACTACAAAATTCTATTCTATTCGCAGGCATTGCCATTACGCTCTTTGCTATTTTTCTTTTCTATATACTAACGCGCGCCATACTTTTCATACCTATAAAACATATCTCTATGGCACTTAAAACGCATCATCTTGGGTATATTTATTCTCTTTCCAAACAAGAAAATGAGCTTGGCGAAATAGCACATCTTATTGGAGAACATGAAAAGCAAACAAAACTTTTGGAGCATTATAAGGAAGCTATTGATGAAAACACCATTGTTTCTAAAACAGATACCAAAGGTATCATTACCTATGCTAACGACCAATTTATTGCAATTTCCGGCTATTCAAGAAACGAGCTTTTAGGTCAACCTCACAACATTGTCCGCCATCCCGATAATCCCGCAAGCTTATTTAAAGAGATGTGGGAAATCCTTAAATCTGGCAAACCCTGGAAAGGTATCATTAAAAATAAACGTAAAGATGGCTCTTCCTATTATGTTAAGTCGGTTATTGTGCCTCTGCTTGATACAAATGGTGACATTCAAGAGTACATTGCCATTCGTTATGATGTCAGCGAACTTTTTGAGCAAGTCGAACACTTTCGCAAAGAAAAACTCACAGAACTACCAAGCCGTAAGGTTTTATTTGAAAAAATTGAGCAATCAAAAGATCCACATCTGGCGATTTTAAATATTTGCGGCTTTCGCGATATCAATACATTGCATGGACAAGCCTTTGGTGATATTTACTTACGCCATTTAGTGGCAAAAATCAATTATCTTTTATCAAATACTTGGATTTTATTTCACCTACAGGGTGATGAGTTTGCGCTCTTTTGTGATGATTTAATTTCACAAAAAGAATTTATCGAAGAGGCACAAAGACTTTTTGCTACCTTAAGCCATGAAGGCTTATTTATTGATCATCAGTACTATCCACTCTCTCTTCGTATGGGTATTGCAAATGGTTTGGAATACCTCTACAATCGTGCTGAAATCGCGATAAAAGAAGCTAGAGATTCTCATAAATCGGTTGTAATCTATGATGATAATGAAGGCTTTGAGCAACGCCTACAAAAAGATATTCAGTGGAATGAAACCATCCGCCATGCTCTTAAGGAGAACCGTTTTACGATCTTTTTGCAAGAAATCATTCCTTTACATGTCAAAAATGGTGAGCGTAAAAAATATGAGGTACTCATTCGTCTTATTGACAACAATGGGCACATTATCTCACCTTTTCATTTTCTTGATCTTGCCAAACGTATGCACCTCTACGATCAACTTACTCGCTTTGTACTTCAGGAGGGCTTTCGTGCTGCCCTTGAATTGCATTGTGATGTTTCAATCAATATTACCAAAGAAGATATTTTAAATCTAGAAACAACCACTTACTTAATGAATTTATTAAAGCAATACCCTATGTTAAAAAAACGTATTATCCTAGAGCTTGTTGAATCTGAAGGCATTGAAGACTCTGTTGAAGTGCGAAACTTTTTGCAACAAGCAAGAACAAATGGCTGTTTACTTGCTATCGATGATTTTGGAGCAGGCTATTCTAACTTTGAGTACCTTTTACGTTTAAATGTTGATTTTATTAAAATTGATGGTTCACTTATCAAGCACCTTGACACAGATGCCAATGCCTATGCAACCGTCAAAACAATTACACATTTTGCAAAAAACCTTGATATTTTGGTTGTAGCAGAGTTTGTGCATAACAAAGAGATTTTAGATAAAGTACAAGAACTTGGCATCGACTATGCACAAGGCTTTTACTTACATGAGCCTTCTCCTAAACCCAAAATAAAGAGTTTAAATGTTAGAAATTGAACACTTTTTAAAAGTTGTTGAAAACGATGCATTTGTTGAAGGTCATGAAGTTTTAGAAGAAGCATGGCATCGGCTCAAAAAACTTCCCGAATATGAAGAGGAAGCCAAAATTCTCAAAGGGCTTATTAACGCCTCTACGGCTTTAGCATTAGCGTGTAAGGGCAAAAAAGAGGGAGCTCTCAGAGTGTGGCAAACCTATGAAAAATACGCTCCACTTATCAACACGACACCATCATCTCATAAAAAATTATATAAAGAGGCTCAAACGCTTCTTTTGCGTAAATATGCTCTTTACATGTAAAATGTAGAAAAAATCAAATAAACCGAAATGACCCAAAGCATATAATTTAAAAGAGCGGTATAACGCTTTTCATTAATGCGTTCATGAATTTTATTGCCAATCCAAAAACCCACCAGCGAGATGACTACAAAAAGTGCAATAAGAGCACTAATTTCCAGAGTAAAACTTCCATGGTAACCAAAAATCATAATTTGCAATGTCTTATTGGCAATAAAGCAAAAACTCATCACACCGATAGCATGTTTTTTATCAAGCTTGAGTTCTAAAATCAGCATAATTAAAACGGGCGACATAATGTTTGCCATCCCGCCAACCAAACCACTTAAAAGCCCCATTGCAACGGTAACACTTCCTTGTCGTTTTGAGACTGCACGCGTTAATGAAAAACGTAATCGCTCTTTATTGAGGTAAAAAAGCATCACTCCTGCTACAACCAGTTTATAATAGTGATTGTAATAAGCCACAAGTAGATGTGTCCCTATAATGCTCCCAACCATAACCGAGAGAATGAGCGGCCAAAACTCCTTCCAAATGTCGGTAAATGAGTTTGCTTTTTTAAGACTAATGATGTTCGTAATCAGTGTAGGAAAAAGTGTGTATAAAACAGCAAGTTTTAGGTCTAAAAAGAGAACAAAAAGCGGTGTTGCGATCATGGGAAAGCCAAAACCAACAATGCCATGGAAAAACCCTGCCAGCAGGACTATAAGAATTTCAAAAGCAAAAAACTCACCTTGCATGCTTATAATACCAGTTCATGGTATCTTCTCCCACTTTTTGAGAGAAAATCTTTTGCAATCCTTCTGGTAAACGAATTGCCTCGCCCTCTTTCTCATGGGGTGATTCAAAAATCAAGTACCATTCTATTTCGCAACTAAGAGTATCCAGTAAACCTTGCCCACCTTCAACCATGACCATTGAATAGTCATTGATCTTATCCAAAGTATCCGCAATCATTACAGAGCGATTCGGAATATTAAAAAGAGGTATCGTTTGATCAAACGTTTTTTGTTTAGAGTAAATCAGCACATCGGGAGCCTTGCCCTTGCACAATCTTGCATCTAAAATAGGTTTATCAATTCGCACGGTATTACCACCAATAACCAAAAGATCACAGTGATCGCGTAAATGATGAACCATTAAACGCGAATCCAAAGAGGTGATAATCCCTCCTGTTGCCACGCCGTTACTGCTGACAGCTAATTTGAAAAAAACAAAAGGACGTTTTTGCTCTTTACATGTAAAAGGGGTAAGCAGAAGATCACACTTCTTTTTCAGGCATCCAAAGAGCACATCAACGCCTTTGCTTTGAAGGTATGTGCCTCCTCCTTTGGCTCTTTCGCTCTCATCGTATGAGCCAATCACTATGCGCTTAAGGCCTAGTTCTTCAATCAATGATGAACAAGGAGGTGTTTTGCCAAAATGATGACATGGTTCTAGGGTTACATGTAAAGAGAGTTTGTGAAAAAGATTGTTGTGGTGTTTTTTTAAAAAAGTATGTAATTGCGCTGCATCTTCTATATCATTGATGCGTGAATCGTGAGTTAAAGCTTCATAAGCCGCTTTAAGAGCAAGTACTTCAGCATGAGGAGTACCTGCTTTTTTGTGCGCACCAATGCCTAAGACATCCCCTTCGATATTGCTAACAACAGCGCCTACAGCAGGATTTGGGAACGTTAACACTTGACGCGTCCAAGCGGCATCAAGTGCTTTTTGCATTAAAATTGCGTCAAATGCGCTTACCATTCAAAATAAGTTCGAGCACTTTCAATCTCATCCAGAGAAATCTGTTTGAGTTCATTTTCAACGCGCACAGAAGCAACGTTACCATCAAAGGCTTCAAGTAGACCAATAAATTTCTCTTTGGTATTAAGCTTCACTTTAACTTTTTCACCTATGGAAGCTGAAAAATGTTCTGGTTTTGTAAGTTTTCGCTCAATTCCTGGAGAGCTGACTTCAAAAAGATACTCACCCTCAAGTGGTGGTTCCAAGTCAAAAATAGGTGATAAAATGCGACTAATCTCAGCACATTTATCAAGGCTGATGCCTTCTTTTGAGGTAATGTAAATGCGAAAAATTTTTTTATCAAATTCGTTTGCTACTTCTGTATCGTACAAAGCCACACCGCAGCTCTCTACAATTTTGACAATTTGTTCTTTATCAATCATCGCTTTTTTTACCTTTTTTTAGCTCTTCTTCGACTTTCGCAAACAAGGCATCCATTTTATTCTGTCGCTCGAGGCTATCATCGAAGCGAAATTTGAAATGCGGGCAACGAAACCAGCCTTCTGCTTGCATACAGTGTGTTTGAATGTGACGCTGAACACGATCTAAATGAGAGACGATATAACGCTTCTCAGCTTCATCATAGACCGAGCCATCCAAATAAACAATCGCATCATACTTACCGCGGCTACACTCAACGTCGATCACGCATACGCCGCGTAGCATCTCATCCTCTAAGGTTGAAAGCGCCTCAGGGATTAACTCCCTCAAAACGCTTTGCGTTCTTTGAATCTTGATACTTTTATCTATCATAGTTTTGCTTTTTCTTCAACCTCTTTAAAGCTTTCGATATAATCGCCTACTTTAATATCAGTGTAGCCTTCAATGCCCACACCACATTCATAACCTTTACCCACTTCTCTTACATCATCTTTGAAGCGTTTGAGTGATGAAACACTGCCTTCATAGATGATAACGCCATCGCGAATAACCCTAATTTTAACACCTCTATTGATGGTACCATCGGTTACGATACAACCAGCAATATGCCCCAATTTTGGTACGGCAAAGACTTCTCTAACCATTGCTTGTCCAATGTTTTCTTCACGAATAACAGGAGCCATAAGACCTGTTACTATGTTTGTGACATCATCAATCAAATCATAAATAATGTTATACGTTTTAATTTCAACGCCAGCACTTCTAGCTTTTTCTTTAACGACACCTGTAGGACGTACATGGAATCCTAAAATGATACAGTCTGAACTTGCACTCGCAAGCGCTACATCACTCTCTGTAATACCACCAATACCTGCACTAACGATATTAACTTTAGTTTCAGCATTTCTGATCTTCTCAAGGCTACCTTTAATCGCTTCAAGACTGCCTTGAACATCCGCTTTAATAATAACTGGTAATGTTTTTAAAGCACCCTCAGCAATCATCGCACTTAAATCATCTAAACTTACTTTAGTTGTTTTAGAAAGCTCTTTTTGGCGTAAATATTCAGCTTTTTTCTTCGCATATTCGCGTGCTATTTTATCTGACTTAACGCTAATAAGCGTATCACCCGCAGCTGGTACTTCACTAAGCCCCAGAACAACAACAGGCTCACCAGGAAGCGCCTCTTTGACAGAATGTCCAAGATCATCAAGCAAGGCTTTCACTTTACCAAAAGCAACACCAGCAACAACAATATCGCCTACCCTCATCGTACCATCTTGTATAACAACGGTTGCGACAGGACCTCGTCCTTTTTCTAGTGAACTTTCAATAACGGTCGCTTTAACTTCGCGGCTTGGGTCAGCTTTAAGCTCTAAAAGATCCGCTTGTAATAGAATAGTTTCCAAAAGGTCTTCAATACCCATACCTGTTTTAGCAGATACCGGTACAAACTCATGCTCTCCACCCCAATCAACAGGCGTAATGCCAAGTTCTGCAAGCTGTGCTTTTACAAGATCTGGATTGGCTGATTCTTTATCCATTTTATTGACAGCAATAATAATAGGAACACCTGCTGCTTTTGCATGCTCAACTGCCTCTTTAGTTTGAGGTTTCACACCATCATCGGCTGCAACAACAACAATAACAATGTCAGTTACTTTCGCACCACGTGAACGCATTTCTGTAAAGGCTTCGTGACCTGGAGTATCGATAAAAGTAATGTTTCTACCATTTTTTTCTACCATGTACGCACCCACGTGTTGGGTAATACCACCCGCCTCGCCAGCAGCAACTTTGGCACTTCTAATATAATCAAGTAATGAAGTTTTACCATGATCTACGTGACCCATAATGGTAATAACAGGAGCGCGCTCTACGAGATTCTGCTCACTCGCTTCACCCTCTTCATCATAAGCTTTTACGTAGTCAAAAGACTCTTGATCATTGACGGTTGTAACATTAATGCCAAAGGTCTCCGCTAAAATTTCAATAGAATCTTTATCTAAAAAGTCATTTTTAGTAAACATAACACCCAGTGAGAAAAGCTCTTTAATGACTTCACTTACAGGTTTATTGATCTTCTCTGCAAATTCATAAACCCTAATCTCTTCAGGAATCTCAATCGCACTAACGGCTTCTGCTTCTTGAACTTGAGTAGGACGACGTCTACGTTTGCGCCCAACTCTTTGAATTCCCTGCATCACAAAATTGGTTTTTTTAGTCGTTCTAATTTGACTTGGATCGATCTGTTTCTTCTTTTTGGCTTCTTCATTGACCGTAATGCCGACATTAAGATCTGGAAGAACGATCATGCCGTCTTCTTCAGTATCAATATTGGTATCTGCCATTTCAATATTTAAAGCAATATCCAATTTTTCAGTATTGGTTTTCTTCTCGGCAGGTACTTTTTTAAGTTTCTTTTTTTTCTTCTGAAGTTCACTGGCACTGTTTGAAGAAGAGAACATTGACTCAATGCTTCTTGAAGGAGTGTTCTCACGAGAGCCATAAAAAGATGATGGACTTTGTTTCTCTTCAACTTCGACCTCTTTAACATCAGGTCTTTTCTTTTTAACAATCACCAAGCCTCTGCGTTTACGTACATTGGTTGGATCTAATTTATCTTCCATATCCTCTTCTTCATCTTCACCCAAAGTTTCTACAGATACTTTGTTAGCCGTTTCTTTTTGAGGAACAGCTTTTTCGATATGCCCAGTTTCGAGCTCTTTTTCTTTCAAGGTTTTGGTTTTAGGAACAACAACTTCGTGTACTTTTGGTTTTTCAACGACAGGCGGTGTCTCGACGACTTCAACTTTTTTAATCTCTGGAGCTTTTGGTTGAGGAGACGGTTTGCTAACTTGTGCATTCTCTCCACTCAATACATAGTTCATGAGTTTTTCGGCATCTTCTGTACTGATTGAACTTGAATGCCCTTTGACATCAAGACCAAGATCTATCGCTTTGTCGACGATTTCTTTGTTCTTCATGCCCAGTTCTTTTGCTATTTCGGTTATACGAACTTTATCCATTCGACCCTGTCTCCTTAAATATTTTACCAAATTCCATCATTGCTTTGTGATTTGTTTTGCATTTATTGTTGAGTATTTTTACAACTTTCTTTTCATTGTTTGTCATACATGCCTTGCAGATATAAAAGCTTCTTCCTACTTTGGAAAAGAGCACGAGCTCTCCATTTACAATCTGCAATCTTTGTAAACTTTCTTGCAAAGATCTTTCTCTACAAACAATGCACATTCGTATGGGTTGACTCATTTTTGCGCCTGATTATATCAAATTTTAGCTGTCTTTCAGCTTTTTACGATTTCAAAACCGTTATTATCTAATTCAAAGATTTCTACTCTAAACATTCCAAACGCACTTTTAAGCGCATTTGCAACCCTTGGAGCATCTTCGGCCTTAACAAGATTGAAAAATGATGAGCCACTTCCTGAGAGCGTACTCATTAATGCGCCGTTTTTTAAAGCAATCTCACGCACTTCAAAAAGCTCTTTTAATTGCTTCATACGACGATGTTCATGCATGCAATCCCTCGATGCTACCCTTAAAAATTCCCAATTTTCACTGAAAAAAGCTGCTGTCAGCAACGATGCACGGGAGAGATTGTAAACCACATTTTTCATCATATAAGACCTTGGAAGGAGCGTCCTTGAATGTGCCGTGGACATGGGACGATCAGGAATGACCATCACCACTTTGAGCTTTTCACTCAACTCTTTTTTTAGCGTTCTAACTTTTCCATTTTCAACCACTGAACTTGTAAACCCACCATGAACTGCTGGAGCAATATTATCAGGATGTGTCTCATAAAGGATTGCTTTATTGAGAATACTTTCTCTGCTTGCCTTTACACCTGCCATTTCATAAGCACTTGCTATGGCACCTACGATCACCGCAGAACTACTACCTAGCCCTCTTGAAAAGGGAATATTATTATAAAACTCAAAACGAAAAGGATCTTTTCTGCCCGTAAGTTCTTGATATATGTCATAAAAAATTGAGACGAAAATATTGTTTTTCTTAAGCTTTGCATTCTCTTCACCTTCTCCCTTAACAGAGATACTTTGGTAACTTGAAGGTTTAATACAAACTTCGTTATACAGCGCAATGGCAAGACCTAAACAATCAAATCCGGGTCCTAAATTGGCACTGGTCGCTGGTATTTTTATCTTCACGCATCGCTCCTAAACTGCTGGTAACATATAAAGTGGTTCAACATCATCGTTAAAAAGGGCCTCATCTAAAACTTCCGGAAGTGTAAAGGACTGTTCAATGGGATCATCCAAACGCTTCATTACAATCTCATGCGCCTCTTTTATAAAATAGAGATTGCGCATCGCGCGAATAGGTCTGCTCTGATTAAAGACAAACCCATCACATGCCAGAAGAGGAATTTTTAATGCAATACTCAGTGTTTTTAAAAAAATGTAAGTAATTTTAATTGCCATAAAGCTTCCAGGCCCTCTAGCAAAAAAGAGTCGTACGGGTCGATACACTTTCAAAATTTCTTCGAACAGTAAGGGTAATGCCTCACTGGTTTGGTCTGTTGTTTCAAAAGTTTTAATCAATTGGTTATTTTCATAAATGCCTACATGTAAAGGCGAAGTAAGTGTGATAACAACAATATCAACAGCCGTTTTTATGCGTAAACCTTTTCAAACTCTTGTGCTTTTTCCACACTGAGCGTTCTAATTTCATAATTGCTTGGATCTCTTAAAATGGCTTTTGTTAGTTCATGGTTGAGATTATGGCTACCTGCAAATGAGGTATAATCTCCTACAAAAGGAGCTCCTAATAATGAAAGATCCCCAATCGCATCGAGTATTTTATGCCTCACAAACTCATTAGAAAAACGTAATCCTTCAGGATTTAAAATTTTATTATCATCCATAACGACAGCATTATCAAGCGATCCACCCAGAGCAAGTCCACGAGAACGCAACATCTGCACATCTTTTAGAAACCCAAAAGTACGAGCACGAGCTATCTCTTCAATAAAGTTCTTTTTACTAAATTCGAAACTATACTCTTGTCTACCAATGGAAGGATGGCTAAATTCAATCATAAAATTGTACGAAGGTTTTAAGCTAGGCGTTACACGTGCAAATTTTTTTCCATCTTGCACTTCAACTTCTTTTTTGATAATTAACACTTGCTTGGTTGCTTCAAGTTTTCGAATTCCCGCCTCATCCAGCATCATACAAAAACTCGCACTACTTCCATCCATGACAGGCACTTCTGCACCATCTAATACAACTCTAATATTATCAATCCCATACGCATAGACAGCTGAGAGAAGATGCTCAATCGTTGAGATATAAGCACTCGAATTACCAATAACCGTAGCCATTTGGGTGTTCACAACATTTTGAGGCAATGCTTGAACCA from Sulfurospirillum oryzae encodes:
- a CDS encoding sensor histidine kinase, which encodes MKNETKNAFIFAIIFTFLTLLVVLFPILNYLSVSMRLNQVNQEVQLKSYAKEIENTIYSISPLQKTFLFPRSIIYKTALLDANNHIVFSLIEEPIPSFSDEYMHSENSLFYKHQLLPNPLHVKFLIVQKELSHSQVIFDILVIIAVVLVGMFVISYLLLQILLKPYIETSSRMNSFFTDVMHELKTPLGIMQLNIEGLVEKYKDKRLNRTLAALSTLSTLYDDLEYLIKNKTITYTTEILNFSTFLEDRISYFEALSSSKEIIITSQIEPELYLAINRIELQRVIDNNLTNAIKYSSPQTTIKVTLSNQKEFIFFSVRDQGVGIKEVDKIFERHYRGDIYKGGFGIGLSIVKSICEKYHITIEVKSEENKGSEFVYRFVKEVEEKISPEEL
- a CDS encoding cold-shock protein — its product is MALLEGTVKWFNNEKGFGFIQPNDGGKDVFVHFRQVNRSGYGRVSLAEGQKVTYELGEGPKGPQAENVTAL
- a CDS encoding EAL domain-containing protein encodes the protein MKIAKTYALYSALILFCAFILMASVWVSQKTQEQHQIKQEQMSVFERYKAVLNLESTSIRQVTYDYSRWDEMVAFVNKQNLVWSQGNLDPILETFKISYIFVFDAAQNQVYTHKSAHADALNFDLTSFDPTSSLFKEFFYIHNGKFIQFFLAPIHYSADLERSGKPLGFFLLGRVMDDAFFANMELITLGKASLSTSLNHPSSEDHFHISLSSLQNEIIGYIDFYYSPSVILFISELQNSILFAGIAITLFAIFLFYILTRAILFIPIKHISMALKTHHLGYIYSLSKQENELGEIAHLIGEHEKQTKLLEHYKEAIDENTIVSKTDTKGIITYANDQFIAISGYSRNELLGQPHNIVRHPDNPASLFKEMWEILKSGKPWKGIIKNKRKDGSSYYVKSVIVPLLDTNGDIQEYIAIRYDVSELFEQVEHFRKEKLTELPSRKVLFEKIEQSKDPHLAILNICGFRDINTLHGQAFGDIYLRHLVAKINYLLSNTWILFHLQGDEFALFCDDLISQKEFIEEAQRLFATLSHEGLFIDHQYYPLSLRMGIANGLEYLYNRAEIAIKEARDSHKSVVIYDDNEGFEQRLQKDIQWNETIRHALKENRFTIFLQEIIPLHVKNGERKKYEVLIRLIDNNGHIISPFHFLDLAKRMHLYDQLTRFVLQEGFRAALELHCDVSINITKEDILNLETTTYLMNLLKQYPMLKKRIILELVESEGIEDSVEVRNFLQQARTNGCLLAIDDFGAGYSNFEYLLRLNVDFIKIDGSLIKHLDTDANAYATVKTITHFAKNLDILVVAEFVHNKEILDKVQELGIDYAQGFYLHEPSPKPKIKSLNVRN
- a CDS encoding DUF309 domain-containing protein, which encodes MLEIEHFLKVVENDAFVEGHEVLEEAWHRLKKLPEYEEEAKILKGLINASTALALACKGKKEGALRVWQTYEKYAPLINTTPSSHKKLYKEAQTLLLRKYALYM
- a CDS encoding sulfite exporter TauE/SafE family protein, with amino-acid sequence MQGEFFAFEILIVLLAGFFHGIVGFGFPMIATPLFVLFLDLKLAVLYTLFPTLITNIISLKKANSFTDIWKEFWPLILSVMVGSIIGTHLLVAYYNHYYKLVVAGVMLFYLNKERLRFSLTRAVSKRQGSVTVAMGLLSGLVGGMANIMSPVLIMLILELKLDKKHAIGVMSFCFIANKTLQIMIFGYHGSFTLEISALIALFVVISLVGFWIGNKIHERINEKRYTALLNYMLWVISVYLIFSTFYM
- the ribD gene encoding bifunctional diaminohydroxyphosphoribosylaminopyrimidine deaminase/5-amino-6-(5-phosphoribosylamino)uracil reductase RibD; its protein translation is MQKALDAAWTRQVLTFPNPAVGAVVSNIEGDVLGIGAHKKAGTPHAEVLALKAAYEALTHDSRINDIEDAAQLHTFLKKHHNNLFHKLSLHVTLEPCHHFGKTPPCSSLIEELGLKRIVIGSYDESERAKGGGTYLQSKGVDVLFGCLKKKCDLLLTPFTCKEQKRPFVFFKLAVSSNGVATGGIITSLDSRLMVHHLRDHCDLLVIGGNTVRIDKPILDARLCKGKAPDVLIYSKQKTFDQTIPLFNIPNRSVMIADTLDKINDYSMVMVEGGQGLLDTLSCEIEWYLIFESPHEKEGEAIRLPEGLQKIFSQKVGEDTMNWYYKHAR
- a CDS encoding ribosome maturation factor RimP, whose translation is MIDKEQIVKIVESCGVALYDTEVANEFDKKIFRIYITSKEGISLDKCAEISRILSPIFDLEPPLEGEYLFEVSSPGIERKLTKPEHFSASIGEKVKVKLNTKEKFIGLLEAFDGNVASVRVENELKQISLDEIESARTYFEW
- the rbfA gene encoding 30S ribosome-binding factor RbfA produces the protein MIDKSIKIQRTQSVLRELIPEALSTLEDEMLRGVCVIDVECSRGKYDAIVYLDGSVYDEAEKRYIVSHLDRVQRHIQTHCMQAEGWFRCPHFKFRFDDSLERQNKMDALFAKVEEELKKGKKSDD
- the infB gene encoding translation initiation factor IF-2; this translates as MDKVRITEIAKELGMKNKEIVDKAIDLGLDVKGHSSSISTEDAEKLMNYVLSGENAQVSKPSPQPKAPEIKKVEVVETPPVVEKPKVHEVVVPKTKTLKEKELETGHIEKAVPQKETANKVSVETLGEDEEEDMEDKLDPTNVRKRRGLVIVKKKRPDVKEVEVEEKQSPSSFYGSRENTPSRSIESMFSSSNSASELQKKKKKLKKVPAEKKTNTEKLDIALNIEMADTNIDTEEDGMIVLPDLNVGITVNEEAKKKKQIDPSQIRTTKKTNFVMQGIQRVGRKRRRRPTQVQEAEAVSAIEIPEEIRVYEFAEKINKPVSEVIKELFSLGVMFTKNDFLDKDSIEILAETFGINVTTVNDQESFDYVKAYDEEGEASEQNLVERAPVITIMGHVDHGKTSLLDYIRSAKVAAGEAGGITQHVGAYMVEKNGRNITFIDTPGHEAFTEMRSRGAKVTDIVIVVVAADDGVKPQTKEAVEHAKAAGVPIIIAVNKMDKESANPDLVKAQLAELGITPVDWGGEHEFVPVSAKTGMGIEDLLETILLQADLLELKADPSREVKATVIESSLEKGRGPVATVVIQDGTMRVGDIVVAGVAFGKVKALLDDLGHSVKEALPGEPVVVLGLSEVPAAGDTLISVKSDKIAREYAKKKAEYLRQKELSKTTKVSLDDLSAMIAEGALKTLPVIIKADVQGSLEAIKGSLEKIRNAETKVNIVSAGIGGITESDVALASASSDCIILGFHVRPTGVVKEKARSAGVEIKTYNIIYDLIDDVTNIVTGLMAPVIREENIGQAMVREVFAVPKLGHIAGCIVTDGTINRGVKIRVIRDGVIIYEGSVSSLKRFKDDVREVGKGYECGVGIEGYTDIKVGDYIESFKEVEEKAKL